A stretch of DNA from Castor canadensis chromosome 2, mCasCan1.hap1v2, whole genome shotgun sequence:
ATCCACCACAAACTAGTACAGGCCTCATTCACAAACCCAGTACTTCCACTCATTTTgtttagaatttgaaggaaacagaacaaaatggtTTTAAAAGTATCAGACGATATGGGCCATAaaaaaaggatttctttttttaaggcgaGATGGCAGAACATAGGAAACATCCACAGATGAATTggaaaaatcaacaacaaaaatagagcaaAATCAAAAAGTTCCAGTATCCAATTAACATGCATTTTAgacaaaaagaaactttaaaaaaaaaaaaacctagaaaaatcTTAAAGTGTTTATAGTGAAAGGGCCTATTGAGTGTTCAGCACAATGAATGGTAAGAAATCCACACAAAGGCaaatcattgtgacatttcagaatactgcaaataaaatatcttaagagctgcagagaggaaaaagaaaagatttggcATTATATACGTAAACAAAAGCACTCAGCTTCCATCAGCAAAACTGTAACTTAAAAGGGAGTaatgcttttaaaatgtgaagataATTTATTTCTAACCTAGAACTTTTACACCCAGCCAAGTGAGAAAGGAGAATAAAGTTTCAAAGAAGCAGCTAGCCTGGATTTATAGAGGACAAAAGTTTCAAGGACAGGAACTTCTGGGAAGTGTGGGAAAGAACTGTCCCAGATTACCAGGTATCTATCTGACCAGGAAGAAAACAGTAaacatacatttttctatttctgttggaGAAATCTGGCAGGAATTGACTGCTacacataaaacaaaagcaaggcAACATCACCCAAAGGAAAGTTATTTAGGAAACAGTTATGACTTACTTGTAAGTCATATACTTACTTGTAAGAAAACCCTTTTAAACTAAACATGATTTAATTGAGGCAGGAAAAAGGGAAATTCGGGTGATACCAGGAATACAGAACAGGCCTTATTATTCTACTGTTTTGAAATATGGAATTAAGCTTCTGATGATATACCTTAAAAAGTTGTAAGTGATGGCTTTTGGGGAGTGGATCTCAGGGGcatgggttttaaaaaaaaatgcttatacTCAGGAAGTTATCATTTACTTGGTGGCCAAGTATTGCTGATGTATAAGCACTGTCAGTGGAGGGAGGTGatctaaaatgaagaaatgtgatACAATGCGATATTAAAACAGGACCTCTAAAGTGGTTTTCTGGAAATTAGGATTCTGCGGGAGTGACCAAGTCATCCAAGAATCAGGCAATTCAGTGAACATCAATATGCTCTTCTTTACACACCTTACCTACATTGGTAGGGAACTACCTGATATAAAAATTGAGGTTAATTACTAAGAGTTGGTGGTTTTCCTTCTATGGAAGTAACTGAGCAACAGAGGAAAATTCATTTGATGTTTCCTTATTATCTATTCAGCACTTTTATCATAAAGGTCTGCATTAGTCCTCTTCctcattccctctttccttttcaaCATCTTCAGACCTCCAAATACATGATTTAAAAACATATCCATGTTTCTCTattgttttgaaaatataaattcaagGTCAAAATAGAGTTTTCAAGACACAAACTGAACCAAAGAAAGGCTACGAATATTAGAAGCATGGTACTTAGGTAAAATTAAATGAAGCTAGAAATCTGGGGATATAAACTTAtgggtagagtgtttgcctaccatgtgcaaggtcctaggctcaatccccagaactacagggaaaaaaaaaaaaacaacaaacccaaACACTTAACATTGTTTAGCCgcatgtggtggtacacaccccgTTCCCAGCCCACAGGccaatgaggcaggaagatctcaagttagAGGTTTATCTGAGCTACATaggcaagaccctgcctcaaaaaaaaaaaaaaaaaaaaaaaaaaaagtgcaaaaaaaTAGGTTAGAGTCCACAGGGTAGAAATGATTCAAGACTTTTGGAATGTTTAGAGATGCAATGAGTTGGTACATCAGAGAACTAAGTTTGCTAACAACTggaaagaatttaattttaatgctACTGAAAAGAATGAACTGTGTGCAAATGAGGATTAGTTGCAGACAGCTTCAACTGGAACTGGGTTTTGCATTAAGTGGGGCAGGAGGCAGAAGATTAAGCCTGGATCTGATCTACTTCAACTATCTTTTTCTCCCTTTACTCTGTTGGATGAATTCTGTAGCACACAGTTAAGAACCTACATgacctttccttttgttttaaatttataaaccTTTATGCTTCCCTTCTTTGACCTGTAGAATTTTGACATTCCTCTGGTCTTTTAATACTGGACATTAAAGAGGGCCTAAGAAAATTTAATGGAAGTTAACACAGTGCATTATCAAATTTAGTCCTTAAAACCCTCTGAGGTAATTACCTTAACAGTTACCCAGCTAGTAAGTGGGAGTTAGACCTGACTTCAGAGACCATTCCTCTTTATTAATATGTTCACTTTCTAGTGTGCTGGAGTCACAATACACCAACAGCCCATATGGACATTATTAGATGAGACCTTCAGGACAGGTATGTTAAAACAGGAGGCTAAAGTGTCATCGCCTGAAaatgcttctaccatccacaacCAGCTATGGTAGGTAGCAGAATTATAAATCCTGTCAAAAATGCTCTAAGATAAGGCTCTTTTTACCTAAACCTAGCTAAATCTTAGTTGAAATCTTTTGAGCTACATTTAAATCATATAATTGCCTACTACCTCTTCATGGTGATAAGAACTCATAAATTATCTATTCTGTGAACAagaataacaatttcttttataCTAAGAtgcttgaaaaaacaaaacaaaaaccaaaagacacAATTAAGCACTGTGCTTTCACATATAAAATTGGAGTTCAGACACCCCACTGTTTACTTTGATTACACTGAAGAGTCCATTAATGAGGGAGTAACTTACTCCAGAGTTTTGCCATGTAGTGTTAGTATTTTATTTCCAGCACTGACACTTTTGAGTTAAAAAGGTCTAGTATAATCTAGGGGTTCCTTTTTAATATGCTCACATATTTGTGATGTAGAAACCAACAAATTCTGGTTTATTTACTTTGATAATATATCTCCCAGAGAAAATTCACTTGGCTTAACACTCTTCATAGCTTCAGTACAATCACAGGGTGTTCTGGGATCTCACTGACAACTGTGCTTCTTATCTTGTCTCTTGAATTTATGAAAGTATACAGATTGTCCCAGCAAAAGCAGTGATGTTTATCAAAATCAGCGATGTTTATCAAAATCAGCATTTTGGTTTAAGGAAACATAGACAGCGTATGTTAGCAAGCGGGGCAATGAGATTTGACTTAATTGAAAGGGCATGAAGACTGTAGAATCCTCATTCTGCTTTTCAATGTAGGTTCTGGAAATAAGTTgattaaaagcaagaaataacTGCTAAAATTTTACTAACTTCTAAAAAGCTGAAGTTGGATTTAACAGTTTATTATGATTTGTAAGtgtcattttaaaaacatcaGTCCATTAAACTATGTAGAAATAAGTATGCAAAAAgtctgcaaaacaaaacatactTTGAACATGTTTAGGTACGTAGATTATCTGAAATTCCGGATTGTTCAGTCACTTCCTTATTATGCTATGGCAGCCAGGTAATCCTTAACTTCAGTTGGAGTGAGCCTCCTAAAGCCGGCTTCATTGCAGATCCCAACTTCAATGTTATCTTCTGTCATTTGCCCTTCAAAGCTTTCCTATGGAGGGAGGAAAATCGGTCAGTTTTCCAAGTAGTTCATTATGAAATCATTATAAAATCATTTGGTAGATACTAAGCTAACCTTTAGGGTTAAGATGGCTGTATGAATGGCATCTTCAAGTTCCAGATCTTCATTAtatctaaagaaaatattttagaaaacaatgaCTTTATGGCAATACTTACGTTCCTTATCGCTATTTTAGACACAATGATAGCAACAGCATAAGATTTCATAAGACAATCTAAAAACACTCTTAAAAACATTAATTGCACATTAATTCCTCTAGTTACCTCATTCAGATGTCTCcaaataagaaaatgacaatTATTTGGTGCTCAATtccaaatattattaaaaaaagtGTAACCCTAAAATGAGTTTAGGAAACTTCTTCAGTCagaataatttaatgaaaaaataaaagtgttaggTGTTTATTCCTATAGGCTATAACATGTGAAATGTTTGGAAGACTTATTACCTAATAAAAGTTAAAAGGAAAGTGCCCTTTGATCCCAAGGTTACTCTTACCACTTAATTTTTAGTCTAGGATCTTTAATGACCTTAACACTATGTGAAAAATGTACAGGGAAGGTCATCTGCTAAAAGTCAGTAACATTTTTCAGTTCAAAAGGTAAGAGTCTGAAATACAGCTGGAATAAGTGACAGCAGTTTGTTGTTCTCCAACAGCAGAATTTTACAGTGCTTCACTTTTTTATTTGGCAgaactggcgtttgaactcagggcctcacacttgctagacagatgctctaccacttgagccactctcctagccttttcttgtgttggatatttttgagatggggttttgtgaactatttgcccaggttagctttgaaccatgagctTCATCATCTCTACTTTCTGAGTAAtcaggattaaaggtgtgagccactgacacacTCAACCAGTGCTCTATCATTTACCAAGGCCAGTGGCTGCTCCCGAGTAATTGGGTGAAGAGCCAGAGAGTAGGAGTTTGTGGCTAGCAGGTTCAGCCAAGGCAACAAGTTatcaacaccccatctcaacaagttgggtgtggtggctcatacctgtcatttcagctatacTGGAGAATTAggtgggaggactgcagtctaaCAATGGCTCTGGGCAAAACCCACAAGatcttttatgaaaaataaataaaccaaaaaaaggctggggtgtggttcaagtggtagagcacctgcctagcaagcagttactgataaaaatcaaaaaaaactTTACCAAGATTTTTGCTAAATATATTggtacaaatatttaataaaaaatatttaatttgctcAAGGTTTAATGAACTTGCAAATATCTAATAATCCATGTAGTTTAGTCTGCTCAATACCAAGTATTTGGTTCTATTATTTTTTGTCAATAAAAGcattaaatcattaaaaattgcctactcaaaataaaattctttttgaaatgttaggaaaagtaaaaaaaaaaataagcatttaggAAACAACCAGAAGAATGCAGAAAGAAGATGTCCTAAAGAAATGAATATTACCACTTAATATACTGTAAGTTAGGAACCCAAGGtaacctttctgtttctttttctataactAGGTTCAAATACATGGTaatataacaaatttatttaGAACCATAAAATCAAGTTTAAAGAGTGAGGAAGTCCATAAAGTCAGCTGCCAATGAATCTAATTCTAGTGAGCATACCTTTTCTCAAGAAATGTCTTCCCATTTACATAGTTCTTTCCCATCGCTGTGGCCTTCCAGGCAAAGTAAGCTCCCTAAACATGAAGAAAAAGGGGCCACACATTAAACATTGATACAATTACTCTGCCACTTGCTTTTTAACTCTACAATTAGTGTATCTAAGGACACAGAGTATTTATTGGAATGGAATAGAAATGTCACACAATAGCAAGATGAATGACAGAAACATTAAGAAATTTGGAGGTTAAGAAGTTTGATATCTTGATTAGGTGATGACTTCCTTAGGCATTTACATGTATCAAAACTCATGGCACTGATGATTTCTGTACAATGcactttattatataaatatttgttaaaatgccagttaaaggaaactgaagttaaaacaaataatcaagagTAGTATTTTAATTTAACAGACCAAAGGCATCTAGAAATGTGTCATATTAATCTGAAAACTGGTAATCAATTCATCACTAGTGAATAAATTAAAGAgattgatttttattaaaaagatatcCAAAAGCTTTGATGTTTTGTAATCTGAGGTGAAATAAAAGCAGCAGCATTATGCCACATACAGCATGGCCTTATCTGTTGAAaaacatacatatgcacatgggaaaaaagccaaatattttgaagaaacaaGTGCCTTTTAGACATTAATAAGGAAAAATAGCACAAAAGATAACACTATTCCAGAGATAGTGGCTTCTGTCACCTACTGGAAAAGAAAGTAAGAGGGCATATGTCATTTAGTTTTGGAATCTGACAGAAGGTGTAACACTGTCAGAGACCccaaaatatttttcctgatttACAACcaaccaaaatatttttcttttgtcttttaaggTTATAGGTTAGATTATAAGGTTTTCATTGAATGAATTTACAATTATCTAATAAACCATTAACAATGAAAGAGCAGGTCCTAATCTTGAATAATTTTCTTAAGGTTCCCCTCATAGCAAATGGGACATGGAGTGGTATTCTCTCTAGGAATGCCTTCTACTCTAGACACCAATCTGATATTTTAAAGCAGACAACTCACCCAAGATATTGATCACATACTCATTTTGCCAAACACTGAATTCAAGACATCCAGTTTTTGTTGGAAGAATCACACTCAATTCAGTACCAAGATTAAATTGATGGTAAAGATGACAACACTGTCCTCCAGATTCACACCTTTAATTGGTGTTTTCCAATCTAACATAATTCTAGAGATCTAATGAGATTTGACTATTTCAACAAGTCATTCAAGTTTAAGACATTGATGAATGACAGAAAAATGAAGGGTAAAACTAATGTAGCTTGTAGCTTCCTTAGAAGACTGAATTAATGAAATTTTGAATATGCAAACAAGTGTGCACCATTTCATACTTTCTAAAgccaaaatgaaaatgagagaaaatgctGATAAATGTTAAGGACTTTATGGCTTACACTTTTATAAGATATTCAAAGAACAATTTTAACAAATCCTTTACATTCATCTAATGATACTTACAGATGGATCTGACTGAAATAAATATGGTCGTCCCTCATTCCAACCACAGATAAGTAATGAAACTCCAAATGGACGAACACCACtgtagaaaggaaaatgaaaattatttgataTCTTCATGGTGGTAAAATCATCCTAAAGTAAGAATTTATCAATACTGTCAAATAGGGTAAATTGCCAAGTAAACTAAATTagagttttaattttaagttCTTTCCAAATGAATCAATTCAAAGCGAACTATCTTTATGGCAGTGAGGGACAGTCATCAAATAAGATTGCGTTAAATGGAGTGACACCCTTTTACAGTTTGCTCCCAAACGTTCATGTGTGGAAGGTAGATTCCCAATGTAACAGTCATGAGAGTTGGTAGGTCTTTGAGAAGTGAACCTACTGGAATGTTTTAAGTCATGGGCACCATTCTAAAAAGGATTAATGCTGTTCTCTCCCACTGGATTAGGTCTTGTAGGAATGGATTAGTTCCTACAAGAGTGAGCTGTAAAAAAGGAGTAGGTGGGCCTCTTTCCATTCTCTTGATTTCTCTCTCTTGCAAGGGCTCCAGCCAGAAGGCCCTTTATCAGAAGCTGATGACAGCATCATGCTCTTGGACCTCGAGAACAacgagctaaataaacctcttttctttgcaAAGTACCCAGCAGTACAAAATGGACGAAGATACACACCTAAAAATAATGGGGTGTTACCTAAGTAAGGGTAACAGTTAGGTCCTAACATACATGACAACGTTCAACTAATGCAGCTTTTCTGCTGGGTTTACGTATCAACAACTACCTTTATAGTACCTCATTCAACAGTGGAATTAGAATGAACACAATGCATCAAAGAGCTAATGTGCTCATCATGGGCTCACAATCACTTCTGAATGGAAAGTGAGGAAACAGTAATGATTGCCTGTACATATCCACACAAGTGTCTTAATCATTAGCAAAATGACTTTCTGATCCAAGATGCTTTCTGCTGTTGTATGAACAAAAAAGTGCacacttttttccttaaaatattctaTATGAAAATCAGAAACACTCATCATGttgattttttccatttgttaAGTAAATATAGAAACAGCCTGTCTCCTTCTAGTTATGCAtctactctttctttttaaatgattatttattccttcttttaattTACAACAAATTTCAAGTAGCAAAAGCAACTTACCCTGACTGCGTGTACTCTTGCATCACAGAAGCTACTCTCTGTACCAACTGAGCTGTGGGAATGGGTTCTTGATAAACGAGATAGTATTGCTGAGCCAGTTTTCGAGCTCTGTGCACAAGCACTCTaacaaataaggaagaaataagatTCAGTTAAAATTAGTATGTTCTACTACCTAAGGACTCGATTTCCCTTTTAAACTTACAGCACAAATTTAGCATGTATCTCTTTACTAGTTATCTACTCAAAGCCAGTCTTACTCTTACATCTAATTCCAAatgatttagaagaaaatattagagCATTATAGAGGAACTGAAAGATAGGAAATAGACAAGAACAAGACAAAAGGGGAAAGTACAGACTAGGGTATAATCTAAAAGGAATAGATTTAATgcacaaaattataattttattgtcCAATGTGGCTTCTTCAAGACTGACCCCTTTATCTGAGGACGGCCACCTTGTCTTTTTATACTTCACCCCagacaacacacacatatatgcacacatgaacatacacaatTTCAGACATGTTTTTCACTCTGCCTCAATTGTTGTTGTAGAATACTTTCATCTCTCTAACTACACTTCAAATTAAGTGTAGGTATTAAAAAACTGAAGGAACTTTAAAAGTATAAAGCTTGTCAAaagatattaatatattatataggaATCAAATGTATTAGCAAGATAAGATTTATCTTTATCTGTTCATGGACTACCAAATTGAAATAAGCACATTATCCCTCTGTATGATATCATGCCCCTCTGACAATGGTGGCCTACTCTTCAGTGGTTACAGGGTCCACTGTGGTGAAAGCTGATCACATTCCAGTGATCCAGAGATTTCACTCACTAAAGTGAAATTTTAGCTCTACCTATCTTGCTCCACAAAGCCatgagtaataaaataatattctttttacttGTTAAGTAACACAGAAAACTGTCAATCTCTTAACTTGTTGGTACCCTTATATAACAGGAATAGTCTCTCTTTTCTTAACGACAAAGGGAGTGATATATGAGCTTCTGGATCCTGGCTGGTTGCCATACTCAACAACTTTTAGTGGCCTTTGAAAATTTTGTCCCTttgacaaaaacagaaataaagataaTGAGGTTAACTCTGGATGGTGAGGCTTCTTTTGCTGCCTGatactttcaaataatttaataaatacatgtattgctttgatcatttttaaagtaCACCAGGGAATACCGAAGCCATTTATGCACAGTCCTTGGATGATAGAAGGATAGTAATCAGAAGGAAAAGTCCACTAAAACAGAGATAAGAGGAGTAGGAACTCTCTCCTCTTATAAATGGTTTATACTGGCTTAATCTTCTTAAAAGTAACCTGCATAGGCAAAGTAAATTTAGTTGTTAATGAGGCTGTGCTGTTGCTAAGCaaatacaaaacaataaataaaactggaaaactaCAGGAACAACTCTTGACTTGTATCCTCAATTCATGAGCTGGtgagaaaaactataaataatataaaatacctGTAATCTGGGCCCATGCCACTATACACCAAACCTATATGCTTGGTGATTGGTTCCACTTTGTGTACACTTCGCTCATCATACAGAAtggatttctgtttcttctcagttGCTAATACCACACCATTTGCAgcttaaaaaaaacagaagacctACATGTTTAATTATTTAGAGACAGTGTTTCATTAGCTTTCTAATTAAGGATGCATTTAACCCAACCtcctttgttgttttctttcttctggatTTTTATATCAAAATTAAGGAATGATAAATCAATTTTTTCCTCACTGATTACTTATagtgcaccaaaagaaaaaaaaaaatctccacagCTAAAGAAACGTATTACACACCTCTCTATTCTAGGATATCTAGAAGTTTACAAGCTTCAAAAGAATAGATTTCTGCTGACTTGgttataacataaaataaatcatGTAGCCCTTTTTTTACTTTAAGGATACTAGAATATGAAACAACTATAATGTATTTAGATTATATTTTATAAGCAAATTATAGGAAGGATAAAACTGCCATAACCAGAGActtaatgggaaaataaaaatacttggtTTTCTGAATGGAAAGGATTAGTAGTGGATTATCATAACTAATAGATAAAGGTGCAACATTTACTTTGAAAAGAAGCTTTAATCACTGCAGTAGGCCGATTACTCTTTTATTTGAACCTCAAAATACTCTCAACAAAAAGTGTTAAAAATCATGCTGTCACAACTATTTACTTATAAATTAGTTACAAACTCCCCCCAAAGGGATAACTATTAACAAGCATCTGAAGTGAATGAAGCATTTAATTACCTTTAATTCCCACTGAAGGGGCTCCTCCAGCTACAGCAGCCAAAGCATATTCAATCTGGACAAGTTTACCGGAGGGgcttaaaaagaaacacaagttATTTGCTAAATTCACATGTTCTTCATCTTTCTGTATAAAAGCTCAATAACTGGTGAGCTTACTGAGCAATCAAACATCTTTTGAGATCAGCAATGCCACTAGCACACACATCTCTATCTGGGATAACTAGActtctaattttctcttttcgTACCTCATTTTATGCTCTGTCAGCTATCTTTAGATCATGTCATGCCCACTTAAATCTTAAAACTTTTTGGTTCACTTAAAAAGCCCTTACTCTGGCCTAACAGGCCCTGCCTGGTTAACTCTCATCCAAATCACTTCCTTAATCACTATAGTCCACCCTGTCAACAATTCTCCTTACCCTGAAATTATCAACTagctggttattttatttttccagtctCAAAAATCACCCTCGAACTCCAGGCCTTTCCTGAGTACTCAGTCTAAAGTTATGCTCtttctttcaccttttaaaataaatagtatcAGAAAAACATTGTTTAGACCTCATTAGTAGGGTCCAATTTGTCCATTTGTCAATATCCTCAGCTAAATGTAAATCACTGAACACTGAATG
This window harbors:
- the Psma2 gene encoding proteasome subunit alpha type-2, whose protein sequence is MSQNYFSAHVCVYAFALQLKMAERGYSFSLTTFSPSGKLVQIEYALAAVAGGAPSVGIKAANGVVLATEKKQKSILYDERSVHKVEPITKHIGLVYSGMGPDYRVLVHRARKLAQQYYLVYQEPIPTAQLVQRVASVMQEYTQSGGVRPFGVSLLICGWNEGRPYLFQSDPSGAYFAWKATAMGKNYVNGKTFLEKRYNEDLELEDAIHTAILTLKESFEGQMTEDNIEVGICNEAGFRRLTPTEVKDYLAAIA